A genomic window from Sebastes fasciatus isolate fSebFas1 chromosome 7, fSebFas1.pri, whole genome shotgun sequence includes:
- the LOC141771050 gene encoding uncharacterized protein LOC141771050, which translates to MKSANPPNAPLIPLLSSAGHSAVVFVVDERRRLQSAAAADSLIVLLFRLHLKSIRTNGRLLAFLHHRVPRQLSVRHAAPCDLQEEEHRASKRAAARGPGPQTSPEPEPAPGPAEDTRPAEDTRPADSMQCVRCPAILVLVTLVLCGPGVSSQPDRDQDQYQNQDLDLELRHHRLLQRARSAGLLSQDWSKRAVEDLLAQMSLPEADAQREAEVVSMATGGRMNLERSVDPPNNLPPRERKAGCKNFYWKGFTSC; encoded by the exons ATGAAGTCTGCTAATCCTCCGAACGCTCCGTtaattcctctcctctcttcagcCGGACATTCTGCCGTTGTATTTGTTGTAGATGAGCGCCGGCGGCTGCagagcgctgctgctgctgatagtttgattgttttattgttcaGACTCCATTTAAAGTCAATAAGGACTAATGGACGTTTGTTAGCGTTCCTTCATCACCGCGTTCCCCGCCAGCTGTCGGTCAGACACGCCGCACCATGTgacctgcaggaggaggagcatcGGGCTTCAAAAAGAGCAGCAGCCAGAGGACCGGGACCACAGACAAGCCCAGAACCAGAACCGGCACCAGGACCAGCAGAAGACACCAGACCAGCAGAAGACACCAGACCAGCAGACA gTATGCAGTGCGTTCGTTGTCCCGCCATCTTGGTTCTCGTGACCTTGGTTCTATGCGGTCCAGGTGTTTCCTCGCAGCCCgacagagaccaggaccagtaccagaaccaggacctggacctggagcTGCGTCACCACAGGCTGCTGCAACGAGCTCGCAGCGCCGGACTCCTGTCACAG GACTGGAGTAAACGGGCAGTGGAGGACCTGCTGGCTCAGATGTCTCTGCCGGAGGCCGACGCCCAGCGGGAGGCTGAGgttgtttccatggcaacaggAGGAAGGATGAACCTGGAGCGGTCCGTCGACCCCCCCAACAACCTGCCCCCCCGCGAACGCAAAGCTGGCTGCAAGAACTTCTACTGGAAGGGCTTCACTTCCTGTTAA